A stretch of Imperialibacter roseus DNA encodes these proteins:
- the trxA gene encoding thioredoxin, which yields MATVKLTTQQFKDDVFDYTTEKEWKFKGEKPAIIDFYADWCGPCKMVAPVLEELSNEHPEVTIYKVDTEVEQELAAVFQIRSIPSMLFIPMTKQPMMQAGALPKHTLKEVIEKELLASV from the coding sequence ATGGCAACTGTCAAATTGACTACACAACAATTCAAAGACGATGTTTTCGACTATACCACCGAAAAAGAGTGGAAATTCAAGGGTGAAAAGCCCGCTATTATCGACTTCTACGCCGATTGGTGCGGGCCCTGCAAAATGGTAGCACCGGTGCTTGAAGAACTTTCTAATGAGCACCCTGAAGTGACCATTTACAAAGTTGATACGGAGGTAGAGCAGGAGCTGGCGGCTGTTTTCCAAATACGAAGCATTCCCAGCATGCTCTTTATACCCATGACAAAACAGCCTATGATGCAGGCTGGTGCTTTACCCAAGCATACGTTGAAAGAGGTCATCGAAAAAGAGTTGTTGGCCTCGGTGTAG
- a CDS encoding SusC/RagA family TonB-linked outer membrane protein: protein MRKLYLIVFITCVVANQAVPQYQQVLASAFNPQSIAVTKTESISLEKGLEQLERKFNVSIAYRDEWVKDKKVQIPSSDLRTVEEALGELLSETELSYEKAGSGFYVISLKSLQNAGLSESASASKTSGLSASVTSPAANLSLKAFSKSARRQKKETQREVAVSGTVKDENGNGFPGVNVILKGSSTGTSTDANGKYSLSVPDDNSVLVFSAIGYATQEVNVGARSIIDISMELDVKSLETVVVTALGLERSSKSLGYATSTINSDELSINRTPNMMNALTGKIAGVSISGLGTGPAGTSKIRIRGQSSISGQNNPLIVVNGVPIDNTNFGSNPGNAGSDSSIGVRGGGNTSDGGDGLSSINPDDIESMTVLKGAAASALYGSRAKDGVIMITTKSRGTTKGLGVTYNMNYTNEAPLDFTDYQYEYGQGENGVRPTAPNPTSGQWSFGEKFQPGMTQVLFDGVTVPYEPQRGRLLDFYRRGQNFTNTITLAGNTDKGGLNLSFADMSSQGIVPNNTFDRKTINLGFGYDLSSKLSFKGNINYSNEYNKNPPNVGQQDNTIPTSLMAMSNSMPLDVLNDNRYNAQGNEYIYSRFMNRTNPYFILSDQFQNIRRDRIFGNLSVKYDITNWLFVQGRVGQDYWSRDQDYNNFPTGQASRAAAPAGFVNGLYTQEARRFREINKDFLVSATKEFGDIGVNITAGGNQMYRRSDLNSVQVTDFVVRGLYTVQNGRAKDPLYDLSERGVNSLYGSAEVNYKRFIYLNTTLRNDWFSTLSEANRSILYPSVSASYVFSESFDAPGWLNFGKFRAAFAQVGSDTDVPPYSNVLFYGVNPNLALNPSGTGQPVGGSSGNTVPNPNLKPMQTSETELGLEMRMFNNRVGLDVAVYKKITTDQIVQAQISDASGFIDTRINSGQSQNKGIEMLLNLTPVKTVDFSWDFTFTGAYNITKVLSLLTDTPGERITVGTHVFNGELRQIVGEEMGQIAGFGYRRDDSGRQIFGTNGLPLRTLDLVNFGSALPKWVGGFNNAFNYKGVSLSFLIDFKLGNKMLSGTNFNAYRHGLHKATLEGRENGVVGDGVDIDGNVNTVVAPVQAYWEIVRSQALIEPVVYNGGYWKLRQITAGYDFTRFFSPDSPIKGLRLNLVANNVLLLKKWVDNIDPESFGYSSDNVVGMESPGLLTTRSMGFNLNVKF from the coding sequence ATGAGAAAGCTTTACCTAATTGTTTTTATCACCTGTGTGGTGGCAAATCAGGCAGTGCCACAATACCAGCAAGTTCTAGCTTCTGCCTTCAACCCGCAATCGATTGCGGTAACGAAAACTGAGTCCATTTCCCTTGAAAAAGGGCTGGAACAGCTGGAGAGAAAATTCAATGTGTCTATTGCCTACCGTGATGAATGGGTGAAAGACAAGAAAGTGCAGATACCATCCTCCGATTTGCGAACGGTGGAAGAAGCATTGGGCGAACTGCTGAGTGAAACAGAGCTTTCTTATGAAAAAGCTGGCTCCGGATTCTACGTCATTTCGCTAAAGAGCCTTCAGAATGCGGGGCTTTCAGAGTCGGCTTCCGCATCGAAGACATCCGGTTTATCAGCCAGTGTTACCTCCCCTGCTGCCAACCTTAGCCTCAAGGCCTTTTCCAAATCGGCCCGCAGGCAGAAAAAGGAAACGCAGCGTGAAGTCGCTGTCAGTGGAACCGTAAAAGATGAAAATGGCAATGGCTTTCCTGGTGTGAACGTGATATTGAAAGGCTCCTCAACGGGAACATCCACTGACGCCAACGGAAAATATTCCCTGTCGGTACCGGATGACAACTCAGTCCTTGTATTCTCAGCCATTGGCTACGCTACGCAAGAAGTGAACGTTGGTGCAAGAAGTATCATTGACATTTCTATGGAATTGGACGTGAAGTCACTAGAAACAGTGGTGGTTACCGCTCTGGGTCTGGAAAGATCATCCAAAAGCCTTGGGTATGCCACTTCCACCATCAATTCCGATGAGCTTTCAATCAACCGTACGCCGAACATGATGAATGCGCTGACGGGCAAAATTGCAGGTGTGAGCATTTCCGGCCTTGGAACTGGTCCTGCGGGCACATCAAAAATCCGTATCCGTGGTCAGTCGTCCATTTCAGGCCAAAATAACCCGCTCATTGTTGTGAACGGTGTACCCATTGACAATACCAACTTTGGCTCCAACCCTGGAAATGCGGGTTCGGATAGTTCAATCGGCGTAAGAGGCGGAGGAAACACCTCCGACGGCGGTGACGGACTTTCCAGCATCAACCCCGACGATATCGAGAGCATGACTGTGCTAAAAGGTGCGGCCGCATCAGCCCTTTACGGATCCCGTGCCAAAGACGGTGTGATCATGATTACCACTAAATCGAGGGGAACAACCAAAGGCCTGGGCGTAACTTACAATATGAACTATACCAATGAAGCGCCGCTTGATTTTACTGACTACCAGTACGAGTACGGTCAGGGTGAAAATGGAGTAAGACCCACTGCACCAAACCCTACATCCGGTCAATGGTCATTTGGCGAAAAGTTTCAGCCGGGCATGACACAGGTTTTGTTCGACGGCGTAACAGTTCCTTATGAGCCACAAAGAGGCCGGCTGCTGGACTTTTATCGCCGTGGGCAGAACTTCACTAACACAATAACGCTGGCTGGCAACACCGACAAAGGAGGGCTTAATCTTTCTTTTGCTGACATGAGCAGCCAGGGGATTGTACCCAACAATACATTCGACAGAAAGACCATCAATCTTGGATTCGGCTATGACCTTTCGTCCAAACTAAGCTTCAAGGGAAATATCAACTACTCCAATGAGTATAACAAGAACCCACCAAACGTAGGACAACAGGACAATACCATTCCCACATCACTCATGGCAATGTCTAATTCCATGCCCCTTGATGTGTTGAACGACAACAGATACAATGCACAGGGAAATGAATACATCTATTCACGGTTTATGAACAGGACGAATCCGTATTTCATTTTGTCGGATCAGTTTCAGAACATTCGCCGTGATAGGATATTTGGCAACCTTTCTGTGAAATACGACATTACCAACTGGCTTTTTGTACAGGGTCGTGTAGGTCAGGATTACTGGTCACGTGATCAGGACTACAACAACTTCCCCACCGGCCAGGCCTCAAGGGCAGCTGCACCAGCAGGTTTCGTCAATGGGTTGTACACGCAGGAAGCCCGCAGATTCAGAGAAATCAACAAGGATTTCCTCGTCTCCGCTACCAAAGAATTTGGTGATATCGGGGTTAACATCACCGCTGGTGGCAACCAGATGTACAGGAGGTCAGACCTCAACAGCGTGCAGGTAACAGATTTCGTTGTTCGGGGCCTCTACACCGTGCAAAACGGAAGGGCGAAAGACCCTCTTTACGACCTTTCTGAAAGAGGTGTAAATTCACTTTACGGGTCTGCGGAAGTGAACTACAAGCGTTTTATCTACTTGAACACTACCCTGCGCAACGACTGGTTTTCGACGTTATCAGAAGCCAACAGAAGCATTTTGTACCCCTCGGTTTCTGCCAGTTACGTATTTTCCGAGTCGTTCGACGCCCCTGGCTGGCTGAACTTTGGGAAATTCAGAGCTGCCTTTGCACAGGTGGGTAGCGACACCGACGTGCCCCCATATTCAAATGTGCTGTTCTACGGTGTCAACCCAAACTTAGCGTTGAATCCCTCCGGCACCGGGCAACCTGTGGGCGGGTCCTCGGGCAATACAGTTCCCAACCCCAATTTGAAGCCGATGCAAACATCTGAAACCGAACTGGGACTTGAGATGAGAATGTTTAACAACCGTGTGGGACTTGACGTGGCGGTCTACAAAAAAATCACTACCGATCAGATTGTGCAAGCACAGATTTCCGACGCCTCCGGCTTCATTGACACCCGCATCAACAGCGGGCAGAGCCAAAACAAGGGCATTGAGATGCTGCTGAATTTGACTCCGGTAAAAACTGTCGATTTTTCCTGGGACTTCACTTTTACCGGTGCCTACAATATCACCAAGGTGCTTAGCCTGCTTACCGACACTCCAGGTGAAAGGATTACCGTGGGTACTCACGTGTTCAATGGTGAGCTGCGGCAGATTGTTGGCGAAGAAATGGGGCAAATTGCCGGTTTTGGCTACCGGAGAGACGACAGTGGCCGCCAGATATTTGGCACGAATGGATTACCTCTGAGAACGCTTGATCTTGTGAATTTTGGTAGTGCACTACCAAAATGGGTAGGAGGCTTTAATAACGCCTTCAACTACAAAGGGGTATCTCTTTCTTTTCTGATAGATTTCAAGTTGGGGAACAAAATGCTCTCTGGTACCAACTTCAACGCTTACCGTCACGGCCTTCACAAAGCAACACTTGAAGGCAGAGAGAATGGCGTTGTGGGCGATGGCGTTGACATCGACGGCAACGTAAACACAGTGGTAGCACCCGTGCAGGCCTATTGGGAGATTGTGAGATCTCAGGCACTTATTGAGCCTGTGGTATATAACGGAGGCTACTGGAAATTACGTCAAATAACAGCCGGTTATGATTTCACCCGGTTTTTCTCTCCCGATTCTCCAATCAAAGGACTGAGGTTGAACCTTGTGGCGAACAATGTGCTACTCCTGAAGAAATGGGTGGATAACATCGATCCTGAAAGTTTCGGCTACAGTTCCGACAACGTGGTTGGGATGGAGTCGCCAGGGCTGCTCACAACAAGGAGCATGGGCTTCAACCTGAATGTTAAATTTTAA
- a CDS encoding SusD/RagB family nutrient-binding outer membrane lipoprotein produces the protein MKNITKLSLLIFSFVFIMSCDNEFDEMNKSKTGATSIDPVFILNRAAINSSFPASTLIFEMGIVQQIISPNSGVLTGANYNQDNRASTQVNWQTYYRNVIRDTKDIISQTTDDPARANLLNMARILQAHAFMVLTDSYGDIPYTDGGDGYNTQIFFPAYDTQESIYPKLIQELSEASAALSASGKVETADVLYGGDVAKWKKFGYSLMLRAGMRLSEANASLAQSTVAAAFNGGPILDNADNVYVRHDANYSNPLGATLNSTEAANIYLAKPFVDVLQATNDPRLSAIAIRYVGATSGPTQVVEVGSYEADDQIGMPMGHDNGTVAAAAEADGLASFYDYSQVDRRRMTSRAAPAFFVTAAQTNLLLAEARFRGWITTGSAAQYFSDGIAAHMDQLATFDAASAVAATDRDDYIAANPLEAGTELEQINVQYWIASFLNGPEAFANFRRSGFPVLEVNPYPGKEVDFINRLTYPNSEISVNTENVNAAIATQGPDDLATKVWWHK, from the coding sequence ATGAAAAATATAACTAAACTATCTCTGTTAATATTTTCGTTCGTTTTCATCATGTCATGCGACAATGAGTTTGATGAAATGAATAAAAGCAAGACGGGGGCCACCTCAATCGACCCCGTGTTCATTCTCAACAGGGCAGCAATCAATTCGTCCTTTCCTGCGTCCACACTTATTTTCGAAATGGGCATTGTACAGCAGATCATTTCGCCCAACTCAGGTGTGCTTACCGGTGCTAACTATAACCAGGACAATCGGGCCTCAACGCAGGTAAACTGGCAAACCTACTACCGCAACGTCATCAGAGACACCAAAGACATCATCAGTCAAACAACAGATGACCCAGCTAGAGCCAACCTGCTAAATATGGCAAGGATTCTACAGGCCCATGCGTTTATGGTGCTTACCGATAGCTATGGAGACATACCCTATACAGATGGTGGCGATGGCTACAACACGCAGATTTTCTTTCCTGCCTATGATACCCAGGAGTCTATTTATCCTAAACTCATTCAGGAACTAAGCGAGGCTTCGGCTGCCTTAAGCGCCAGTGGAAAAGTGGAAACGGCCGATGTTTTATATGGTGGCGATGTGGCAAAGTGGAAAAAGTTTGGCTACTCGCTGATGTTAAGGGCCGGAATGAGGCTCAGTGAGGCCAATGCAAGCCTTGCGCAAAGCACAGTGGCAGCTGCCTTCAATGGCGGCCCTATCCTCGACAATGCGGACAATGTTTACGTGCGACACGACGCCAATTACTCCAACCCGCTCGGAGCCACACTCAACTCTACTGAGGCGGCAAATATCTACCTGGCAAAGCCTTTCGTTGATGTTTTGCAGGCAACCAACGACCCCAGACTGTCTGCCATCGCCATTCGTTATGTAGGCGCTACTTCCGGGCCCACCCAGGTTGTTGAAGTTGGTTCTTATGAGGCTGACGATCAGATCGGTATGCCAATGGGCCACGACAACGGAACGGTAGCCGCCGCCGCAGAAGCAGATGGGCTGGCAAGTTTCTATGATTATAGCCAGGTGGATCGTCGTCGAATGACGAGCCGTGCCGCACCAGCCTTTTTTGTAACCGCAGCTCAAACCAATTTGCTGTTGGCTGAAGCAAGGTTCAGAGGGTGGATCACCACTGGCAGTGCAGCGCAGTACTTTTCTGATGGCATTGCCGCCCATATGGATCAGCTGGCAACGTTCGACGCAGCTTCGGCGGTAGCGGCTACAGACAGAGATGACTACATTGCAGCAAACCCACTTGAGGCAGGAACCGAACTGGAACAAATCAATGTCCAGTACTGGATAGCATCGTTTTTGAACGGACCAGAGGCATTCGCTAATTTCAGAAGAAGCGGCTTCCCAGTTCTGGAAGTAAACCCTTATCCAGGCAAAGAAGTTGACTTTATCAACAGACTGACCTATCCAAACTCGGAAATATCAGTTAATACCGAGAATGTAAATGCGGCCATTGCAACGCAGGGGCCTGACGACCTCGCCACCAAGGTGTGGTGGCATAAGTAA
- a CDS encoding mandelate racemase/muconate lactonizing enzyme family protein codes for MKNVLQEIIQKNKQREREAALVRQAEIDNAETPDNRRSFLKKTALGGLSLAGLMSLSFEDSMAQTTSKVQKASAPSDLKITDMRYCLTGVMGGTAIIRIDTNQGIYGLGEVRDAADPRYALMLKSRILGENPCNVERVFKMIRQFGGQGRQAGGVCAVEMALWDLCGKAYNVPAWQLLGGRYRDTVRIYADTPESPDLEVFKEKVKYRTVEQGYTWLKMDVSINVLRDIPGTLVNQAFWRSNGSQFSGDFMSYANARHPFTGIQVTEKGFEILAQRVADVRAVVGDEIPMSTDHYGHFDLNNMIRLGKSLEKYRLAWLEDMVPWQYTEQHKTITDALETPTTTGEDIYLLENCKPLIDVHAVDIIHPDLASSGGLLETKRIGDYAEEKAIATAMHQAGTPVSFMANVHCAAATQNFLALEHHSVDLPWWESMVKTTDGRKLIDKGFAPVPLSAPGLGIELVDDVVKQHLDARDTSYFAPTREWDAKRSHDRTWS; via the coding sequence ATGAAAAATGTATTGCAGGAAATCATCCAAAAGAATAAGCAGCGGGAGAGAGAAGCTGCACTTGTACGCCAGGCTGAAATTGATAACGCAGAAACTCCCGACAACCGTCGCAGCTTTTTAAAGAAAACTGCTCTGGGAGGTTTGTCGCTCGCCGGTTTGATGAGTTTGTCCTTTGAGGACAGCATGGCACAAACCACTTCAAAAGTTCAGAAGGCGTCTGCTCCTTCTGATCTCAAAATTACCGACATGCGCTATTGCCTTACCGGCGTTATGGGAGGCACTGCCATCATCCGCATCGACACCAATCAGGGCATTTACGGTCTCGGAGAAGTGCGAGATGCGGCAGATCCCCGCTACGCTTTGATGCTCAAAAGCAGGATACTGGGAGAGAACCCGTGCAACGTAGAACGGGTATTTAAGATGATCAGGCAATTTGGAGGACAGGGACGTCAGGCAGGCGGTGTGTGTGCCGTCGAGATGGCTCTTTGGGATTTGTGTGGCAAAGCCTACAATGTTCCGGCCTGGCAGCTGCTTGGCGGCAGGTATCGGGATACTGTTCGTATATATGCAGACACTCCCGAATCTCCTGATCTTGAAGTTTTTAAGGAAAAAGTAAAGTACCGCACCGTTGAACAGGGCTATACCTGGCTAAAAATGGACGTTTCCATTAATGTGCTTAGAGACATTCCGGGAACATTGGTCAATCAGGCGTTTTGGAGGTCGAACGGTTCTCAATTTTCAGGCGATTTTATGTCGTACGCAAATGCCAGACACCCATTTACCGGCATCCAGGTGACGGAAAAGGGATTTGAAATTCTGGCCCAACGGGTGGCAGATGTTCGTGCCGTGGTGGGAGACGAAATTCCCATGTCTACCGATCACTACGGCCATTTCGACCTCAACAATATGATTCGGCTGGGCAAATCGCTGGAAAAATACCGCCTGGCCTGGCTTGAAGACATGGTGCCCTGGCAATATACTGAGCAGCACAAAACAATTACCGATGCATTGGAAACACCAACTACTACAGGTGAAGACATCTATCTGCTGGAAAATTGCAAGCCACTTATCGACGTCCATGCCGTGGACATCATCCACCCCGACCTAGCCTCTTCAGGCGGCCTGCTGGAGACGAAACGTATTGGTGATTATGCTGAAGAAAAAGCCATCGCCACGGCCATGCATCAGGCCGGTACACCAGTTTCTTTTATGGCAAATGTACATTGCGCTGCCGCCACCCAAAACTTCCTGGCATTGGAGCACCATTCTGTCGATCTGCCATGGTGGGAAAGTATGGTAAAAACGACGGACGGACGAAAGCTGATTGACAAAGGCTTTGCCCCTGTGCCGCTCAGCGCACCCGGACTGGGGATTGAACTGGTGGATGATGTGGTAAAACAGCACCTTGATGCCCGTGACACGTCTTACTTTGCTCCCACCAGGGAATGGGATGCAAAGCGTTCCCACGACAGGACATGGAGCTAA
- a CDS encoding ABC transporter ATP-binding protein, with product MIDIKKLNFNYGNKRRPLFRELDCQINAGSIVGLLGKNGAGKTTLLKLMIGLLFPDGGTVNVNNYEPGKRQPAFLEDMFFVSEEFYLPGISIANFIKANADFYPRFDGALLQRLLKDFELPETESLQKLSYGQKKKFLICFALSTKCRLLVLDEPTNGLDIPSKSIFRRILAGALDEDQLVIISTHQVKDVENLIDRIIMLDSGQFIMQKDLFDISSRLHFSTSSTAEGDDILYSEMVPGGYKVITSQANGSSSVDIELLFNAILNGNEKLKSYVQ from the coding sequence ATGATTGACATCAAGAAACTTAACTTTAACTATGGCAACAAGCGCCGACCGCTGTTTCGGGAGCTCGATTGCCAGATCAACGCAGGCAGCATTGTTGGCTTGCTGGGCAAGAACGGTGCCGGCAAAACCACGCTACTGAAGCTGATGATCGGATTGCTGTTCCCCGACGGCGGCACGGTCAACGTGAACAATTACGAGCCTGGGAAACGACAACCGGCCTTTCTTGAGGACATGTTTTTCGTATCGGAAGAGTTTTATCTCCCAGGAATCTCTATTGCCAATTTCATCAAAGCCAATGCGGATTTCTATCCCAGGTTTGATGGCGCACTGCTCCAAAGGCTGCTGAAAGACTTTGAGCTACCTGAAACCGAAAGCTTACAGAAGCTCTCCTACGGCCAAAAGAAGAAGTTTCTGATCTGCTTCGCACTTTCTACTAAGTGCCGCCTACTGGTGCTGGACGAACCTACCAACGGACTGGACATTCCTTCGAAATCGATTTTTCGCAGGATACTGGCGGGAGCTTTGGATGAAGACCAGCTCGTTATTATTTCCACGCACCAGGTAAAAGACGTGGAAAACCTGATTGACCGCATCATCATGCTCGACAGCGGCCAGTTTATCATGCAGAAAGACCTTTTCGATATTTCTTCCAGGCTTCACTTTTCCACCAGCTCGACAGCTGAAGGAGATGACATACTTTACAGCGAAATGGTGCCAGGTGGCTACAAAGTGATTACTTCTCAAGCAAATGGCAGCTCGTCTGTAGACATCGAATTATTGTTTAACGCCATTTTGAATGGCAATGAAAAATTGAAAAGCTATGTCCAGTAA
- a CDS encoding GntR family transcriptional regulator — MEFQNGKSIFLQIADTITDKVVSGEFPAGEKIPSVRELAAEMGVNPNTIMRTYSELQAMDIIENQRGIGYFVNKDAQKIILESKKQEFFSKVLPDFLRHAAMLGITSSELKKHIETLK, encoded by the coding sequence ATGGAATTTCAAAACGGTAAAAGCATTTTTCTGCAGATCGCAGACACCATCACCGACAAGGTGGTGAGTGGTGAGTTTCCGGCTGGGGAGAAAATTCCCTCCGTGCGGGAACTGGCAGCAGAAATGGGCGTCAATCCCAATACGATCATGAGAACTTATAGTGAATTACAAGCCATGGACATCATCGAAAACCAAAGAGGTATCGGGTACTTTGTGAACAAAGACGCTCAAAAGATTATTCTCGAAAGCAAGAAGCAGGAGTTCTTCAGCAAGGTGCTCCCCGACTTCCTGCGCCATGCGGCCATGCTTGGCATTACGTCAAGCGAATTGAAAAAACATATTGAAACTTTAAAATGA
- a CDS encoding GIN domain-containing protein: MKLSNKILIGFFGFILIYMMAAFAEIRFLGYKRDLSGTEVQVEKAPLGNVGYIVLSDSEHRVTISSSNEPHIEVKSIDGSFLSNLNYEMVGDTLNLKINEITSSKPVQVTVFVSQNTFRGLQATRASASLTNLSQQALSITQSGGSIRMDGDVNVTNLSIAASDNANLDASGLSVNSLSVKIDHSKVMIWSPVVQLRGSILNDSFLRIDGVDDIQFTKDKSSKIQIQD, from the coding sequence ATGAAGCTCAGCAATAAGATACTTATCGGGTTCTTCGGATTCATCCTTATTTATATGATGGCAGCATTCGCCGAAATTCGTTTTCTGGGATACAAAAGGGATTTGAGTGGTACAGAAGTGCAAGTTGAAAAAGCACCCCTTGGCAACGTCGGGTACATTGTGCTGTCAGACTCGGAACACAGGGTAACCATAAGCTCGTCAAACGAACCTCATATAGAAGTAAAAAGCATTGATGGTAGTTTTCTATCGAATCTCAACTACGAGATGGTTGGAGATACTTTGAACCTCAAAATCAACGAAATTACCAGCAGCAAGCCGGTTCAGGTGACCGTCTTTGTTTCCCAAAACACATTCAGAGGACTGCAAGCCACCAGGGCATCGGCCAGCCTGACAAACTTGAGTCAGCAGGCACTGTCCATTACGCAGTCTGGCGGCAGCATCAGAATGGATGGAGATGTCAATGTAACGAACCTTAGCATAGCAGCGTCAGACAATGCGAACCTGGACGCAAGTGGGTTGAGTGTGAACTCGCTATCTGTGAAAATCGACCATTCGAAAGTAATGATCTGGTCACCGGTTGTGCAGCTTCGTGGCAGCATACTTAACGATTCTTTTTTGAGGATCGACGGGGTCGACGACATACAATTCACTAAAGACAAAAGCAGCAAAATCCAGATCCAGGATTAA
- a CDS encoding ABC transporter ATP-binding protein, producing MNIEIRGLSKIYPNGHAAIRNVDLDIGTGMFGLLGPNGAGKSSFMRTLVTLQSATSGSILIEGLDINEHRQKIRAMIGYLPQDFTFFSKLKTWEFLDYAARLATNLKKKDRLIKVDHLLDQVGLLDVRERMANKLSGGMKRRLGIAQALIGDPKLLVIDEPTTGLDPEERIRFRNILSDLSQKDVTIILSTHIVGDISSTCHNMAMLNKGEVAFKGSPEGMIDQVRGHVWQVTLGDEEFTEIKNKYSVVSTIPVEGQWEAQLIATDQPHPKAVNVNPNLEHAYVYFMENQLGVSLV from the coding sequence ATGAACATTGAAATAAGAGGGCTCTCAAAAATCTATCCCAACGGACATGCGGCCATACGCAACGTCGACCTCGACATCGGCACCGGCATGTTTGGCCTACTGGGGCCCAACGGCGCCGGCAAATCCAGCTTCATGCGCACGCTGGTGACTTTGCAAAGTGCTACGTCGGGTTCTATTCTCATTGAAGGCTTGGACATCAACGAGCACCGCCAAAAGATCAGGGCCATGATTGGTTACCTCCCCCAGGATTTTACCTTTTTTTCCAAACTGAAGACCTGGGAATTTCTTGACTACGCTGCCCGATTGGCCACCAACTTGAAAAAGAAAGACCGGCTGATCAAAGTAGATCACCTGTTGGATCAGGTGGGTTTGCTCGACGTGAGGGAGCGCATGGCCAACAAGCTCTCTGGCGGTATGAAACGACGGTTGGGCATTGCACAGGCACTGATTGGCGACCCCAAACTGCTGGTGATTGACGAGCCCACCACAGGCCTTGATCCGGAAGAGCGGATCCGCTTCAGGAATATCCTGTCCGATCTCAGCCAAAAAGACGTCACCATCATCCTTTCCACCCACATCGTGGGCGACATCAGCAGCACCTGCCACAACATGGCGATGCTCAACAAAGGAGAAGTAGCTTTCAAAGGCTCGCCGGAAGGCATGATTGATCAGGTGCGTGGCCACGTGTGGCAGGTAACGCTTGGGGACGAAGAGTTTACCGAAATAAAAAACAAGTATTCGGTGGTGTCGACCATTCCGGTTGAAGGCCAGTGGGAGGCGCAACTCATTGCCACTGACCAACCACATCCGAAAGCCGTCAATGTGAACCCCAACCTGGAACACGCCTACGTTTATTTTATGGAAAATCAACTGGGCGTTTCGCTGGTATGA